A single Bufo bufo chromosome 6, aBufBuf1.1, whole genome shotgun sequence DNA region contains:
- the LOC121004245 gene encoding oocyte zinc finger protein XlCOF6.1-like, protein MGFTDEQRTEDIPTDNRPDDCTRNLEKHLVSSDFEVDDRGIIQDIYVEYVNIQDIPTSNHSHNTSFESFKSVRSCDSSQTVTQNKSHRRGAKHQTAHVKEKPVSCSECGKCFRFKSELVRHQRIHTGEKLYSCSECGKCFKYKQDVEVHKRLHAEKPFSCSECGKCFNKNSHLVVHQIVHTGEKPFSCSECSKCFKYKQTLVIHQRIHTGEKAFSCSECGKCFQDKSALNRHQRVHTGERPFSCSECGKCFKQKSELVIHQRIHTGEKPFSCSECGKCFKHKSTLIRHNRVHTGENPYPCSECGKCFKQKSTLIRHNRVHTGENPYPCSECGKCFKQKSELVIHQRIHTGKKPFSCSECGKCFQAKTALIRHQRVHTGEKPFSCSECGKFFNQKSVLVRHKKTHREKPSPCLAL, encoded by the exons ATGGGCTTTACTG atgagcagaggacagaggacattcctacagataaccgcccag atgactgtactaggaacttagagaaacatctggtatcttcagattttgaagTAGATGATCGTGGTATCATACAAGATATATATGTAGAGTATGTCAATATCCAAGATATACCCACATCCAATCACAGCCACAATACATCATTTGAATCTTTTAAATCGGTCCGATCTTGtgattcatcacagactgtaaCACAGAATAAAAGTCACAGAAGAGGTGCTAAACATCAAACAGCTCACGTAAAAGAGAAGCcagtttcatgttcagaatgtggaaaatgttttagatttaAATCAGAATTAgtgagacatcagagaattcacacaggggagaagctgtattcatgttcagaatgtgggaaatgttttaagtatAAACAAGATGTTGAGGTACATAAGAGACTTCatgcagagaagccattttcatgttcagaatgtgggaaatgctttaacaAGAATTCacatcttgttgtacatcagatagttcacacaggagagaagccattttcatgctcagaatgtagtAAATGTTTTAAGTATAAACAaactcttgttatacatcagagaattcacacaggagagaaggcattttcatgttcagaatgtgggaaatgttttcaggATAAATCGGCTCTTAATAgacatcagagagttcacacaggggagaggccattttcatgttcagaatgtgggaaatgttttaagcagaaatccgaacttgttatacatcagagaattcacacaggggagaagccattttcatgctcagaatgtgggaaatgttttaagcataAATCAACTCTTATTAGACATAATAGAGTTCACACCGGGGAGAATccatatccatgttcagaatgtggcaaatgttttaagcAGAAATCAACTCTTATTAGACATAATAGAGTTCACACCGGGGAGAATccatatccatgttcagaatgtggcaaatgttttaagcagaaatccgaacttgttatacatcagagaattcacacagggaagaagccattttcatgttcagaatgtgggaaatgttttcaggCTAAAACAGCTCTTATTAgacatcagagagttcacacaggagaaaagccattttcatgttcagaatgtgggaaattttTTAACCAGAAATCAGTTCTTGTTAGACATAAAAAAACTCACAGAGAGAAGCCATCTCCATGCTTAGCCCTTTAG